The following are encoded together in the Desulfovibrio desulfuricans DSM 642 genome:
- a CDS encoding dihydrodipicolinate reductase, whose translation MSKLRIAQYGCGKMSKYSMRYVYEKGAEIVAAFDVNPAVIGRDISAIIGGPERGVVVHHADEANKVLAALKPDACIITTMSLMRDIVDALMVCARNGVNAITTNEEAIFPMNSSPAITREVDAMAKKTGCTVCGSGYQDVFWGNLIATLAGAMHTINKIKGSSSYNVEDYGIALAKVHGAGLDLTSFEKEIASADAISPAERQQLIERGEFLPSYMWNVNGWLAERLGLTVKSQVQKCVPQTHSAELRSETLGMTIPAGHATGMSAVVTTETAEGIVIESECVGKVYAPGEVDRNDWTLMGEPDTQVVITRPATVELTCATIVNRIPDLINAAPGYVTTDLMPVNSYRVKPLDHYVHK comes from the coding sequence ATGAGCAAATTGCGGATTGCCCAGTATGGTTGCGGAAAAATGTCCAAGTATTCCATGCGATACGTGTACGAAAAAGGCGCGGAAATCGTAGCTGCCTTTGACGTGAACCCCGCAGTGATCGGCCGGGATATCAGTGCCATCATTGGCGGGCCGGAGCGGGGCGTTGTGGTGCACCACGCGGACGAGGCCAACAAGGTGCTGGCCGCGCTCAAGCCCGATGCCTGCATCATCACCACCATGAGCCTCATGCGCGATATCGTGGATGCCCTCATGGTCTGCGCCAGAAACGGCGTCAACGCCATCACCACCAATGAGGAAGCCATCTTCCCCATGAATTCTTCGCCCGCCATCACACGCGAGGTGGACGCCATGGCGAAAAAGACGGGCTGCACGGTTTGCGGTTCCGGCTATCAGGATGTGTTCTGGGGCAATCTGATCGCCACTCTGGCCGGGGCCATGCATACCATCAACAAGATCAAGGGCAGCTCTAGCTACAATGTGGAAGACTACGGCATCGCCCTTGCCAAGGTTCACGGCGCGGGGCTTGACCTGACCTCCTTTGAAAAGGAAATAGCCTCGGCGGACGCCATTTCGCCCGCCGAACGCCAGCAGTTGATCGAGCGCGGCGAGTTTTTGCCCTCCTATATGTGGAACGTCAACGGCTGGCTGGCGGAGCGTCTGGGCCTTACCGTCAAAAGCCAGGTGCAGAAGTGCGTGCCCCAGACCCACAGCGCCGAGTTGCGCTCTGAAACGCTGGGCATGACCATCCCTGCCGGGCACGCCACGGGCATGTCTGCCGTGGTGACCACGGAAACGGCGGAGGGCATCGTCATCGAGAGCGAATGCGTGGGCAAGGTTTACGCCCCCGGCGAGGTTGACCGCAACGACTGGACGCTCATGGGTGAGCCGGATACGCAGGTGGTCATTACCCGCCCCGCCACGGTGGAACTGACCTGCGCCACCATTGTCAACCGCATACCCGACCTTATCAACGCCGCGCCGGGCTACGTGACCACCGACCTTATGCCGGTCAACAGCTACAGGGTAAAGCCGCTGGATCATTACGTGCACAAGTAG
- a CDS encoding NifB/NifX family molybdenum-iron cluster-binding protein, which translates to MKVAVSSEGPGLESQVDPRFGRAGGFVIVDMDTMQADYVDNGASQAAAQGAGIQTAERLAGMGVKAVMSGYVGPKAFTALKAAGLDVYQDMDNRSVGEAVRCLADGSVSPATAPNK; encoded by the coding sequence ATGAAAGTAGCCGTTTCAAGCGAAGGGCCGGGGCTGGAATCGCAGGTTGACCCGCGGTTCGGCAGGGCTGGCGGATTTGTGATCGTGGATATGGACACCATGCAGGCAGATTATGTGGACAACGGCGCATCGCAGGCGGCGGCTCAGGGCGCTGGCATCCAGACTGCGGAGCGGCTGGCTGGTATGGGTGTAAAGGCCGTCATGAGCGGCTATGTGGGCCCCAAGGCTTTTACGGCCCTCAAGGCGGCGGGGCTGGACGTGTATCAGGATATGGACAACCGCAGCGTGGGCGAAGCCGTGCGCTGCCTTGCCGATGGCTCGGTCAGCCCGGCCACGGCTCCCAACAAGTAG